The following proteins come from a genomic window of Anaerotignum faecicola:
- a CDS encoding DUF5716 family protein — EDFEKLILAYDYSTRRKSLYRVEDADGEPEMIESGGYRYPKLTFTRRKS; from the coding sequence GGAAGACTTCGAGAAGCTGATACTGGCCTACGACTATTCCACCAGGCGAAAGAGTCTGTACCGGGTGGAAGATGCGGATGGGGAACCGGAAATGATAGAGAGCGGAGGATACCGTTATCCGAAGCTGACATTTACAAGGAGGAAATCATAA